In Vulgatibacter sp., a single genomic region encodes these proteins:
- a CDS encoding YfhL family 4Fe-4S dicluster ferredoxin, translated as MATMITEECINCGACEPECPNGAISQGEDIFVIDPKLCTECVGFHDEEACAAVCPVDCCVPDPNNVETEENLIARAKTIHPEKEFGGEFPSRFRKK; from the coding sequence ATGGCCACGATGATCACCGAGGAGTGCATCAACTGCGGTGCCTGCGAGCCCGAGTGCCCGAACGGCGCCATCTCGCAGGGCGAAGACATCTTCGTGATCGATCCCAAGCTCTGCACCGAGTGCGTGGGCTTCCACGACGAAGAGGCCTGTGCAGCGGTTTGCCCGGTCGATTGCTGCGTGCCGGATCCGAACAACGTGGAGACCGAGGAGAACCTCATCGCCCGCGCGAAGACCATCCACCCGGAGAAGGAATTCGGCGGCGAGTTCCCCTCGCGCTTCCGGAAGAAGTAA
- a CDS encoding pseudouridine-5'-phosphate glycosidase — translation MFRLSDEVAAALAAGRAVVALESSVVAQGLPPPRGVAAAQACEAAVRREGAVPATIAILDGAIVVGASTPELERLADPARKAAKAGVRDLAPLLAAGRDAGTTVSGTIWAAARAGIRLFATGGIGGVHRATVWDVSSDLTALAEHPVAVVSAGAKAILDLPATLEYLETLGVPVVGLGVAELPGFYTNRSGLPLEHVARDAAAAARLLAVRWNGLKQRGGVLLANPVPAAYELPGEAVEQAIAAALAAAAAAGIRGKATTPFLLGELARVPALGAVQTNLALLEANATAAARVAVALAAQGA, via the coding sequence ATGTTCCGGCTTTCGGACGAGGTGGCCGCAGCGCTCGCTGCAGGCAGGGCGGTGGTGGCGCTGGAGAGCTCGGTGGTGGCGCAGGGGCTGCCGCCGCCGCGGGGCGTCGCTGCGGCGCAGGCCTGCGAGGCGGCGGTGCGGCGCGAGGGTGCGGTGCCCGCCACCATCGCCATCCTCGACGGGGCGATCGTCGTGGGCGCCTCGACCCCCGAGCTGGAGCGGCTCGCCGACCCGGCGCGGAAGGCGGCGAAGGCCGGCGTGCGCGATCTGGCGCCGCTCCTCGCTGCGGGCCGCGACGCCGGCACCACCGTGAGCGGGACGATCTGGGCAGCGGCCCGGGCCGGCATCCGCCTCTTCGCCACCGGCGGGATCGGCGGCGTGCACCGCGCGACCGTCTGGGACGTCTCCTCGGATCTCACCGCGCTGGCGGAACATCCGGTGGCCGTGGTCTCCGCCGGGGCCAAGGCGATCCTCGATCTGCCGGCGACCCTCGAATACCTCGAGACCCTGGGGGTGCCGGTGGTGGGGCTCGGCGTGGCAGAGCTGCCCGGCTTCTACACCAACCGCAGCGGCCTGCCCCTCGAGCACGTGGCGCGGGACGCCGCCGCTGCTGCACGGCTGCTGGCGGTCCGCTGGAACGGTCTCAAACAGAGGGGCGGCGTGCTCCTCGCCAACCCGGTGCCCGCTGCCTACGAGCTCCCGGGCGAGGCGGTGGAGCAGGCGATCGCCGCGGCCCTCGCAGCCGCTGCCGCTGCGGGGATCCGCGGCAAGGCGACGACGCCCTTCCTCCTCGGAGAGCTCGCGCGTGTTCCCGCCCTGGGCGCCGTGCAGACCAACCTCGCCCTGCTGGAGGCCAATGCCACGGCGGCAGCGCGGGTGGCGGTTGCGCTGGCGGCGCAGGGCGCCTGA
- a CDS encoding deoxynucleoside kinase: MVQRAKGPRFVAVAGNIGAGKSELVAFLARRYGATPSFEPNDENPYLEDFYRDMGAWAFHSQLWFLSRKASLHRDVQRARGVVLQDRSIYEDAEIFARNLHEQGAMSERDWATYHGIYQQLCAGLQAPDRLVYLRASVATLRKRIRRRGRASEQELPAAYLRRLNRLYEAWIERWTLSPVLVIETDDWDYRTDLVDRLDLAEQMDALLAPRS; this comes from the coding sequence ATGGTGCAGCGTGCGAAGGGACCGCGCTTCGTCGCGGTCGCCGGCAACATCGGTGCGGGCAAGAGCGAGCTGGTGGCCTTCCTGGCCAGGCGCTACGGGGCCACGCCCTCGTTCGAACCGAACGACGAGAACCCCTACCTCGAGGATTTCTACCGGGACATGGGGGCGTGGGCCTTCCACAGCCAGCTCTGGTTCCTCTCCCGGAAGGCCTCGCTCCATCGCGACGTCCAGCGCGCCCGCGGCGTCGTGCTCCAGGACCGGAGCATCTACGAGGACGCGGAGATCTTCGCCCGCAACCTCCACGAGCAGGGGGCGATGTCCGAACGGGATTGGGCGACCTACCACGGCATCTACCAACAGCTCTGCGCGGGGCTGCAAGCACCCGACCGGCTCGTCTACCTGCGGGCCTCGGTGGCCACGCTGCGCAAACGGATCCGGCGGCGGGGCAGGGCGAGCGAGCAGGAGCTGCCGGCAGCCTACCTGCGCCGGCTCAACCGCCTCTACGAGGCGTGGATCGAGCGCTGGACGCTCTCGCCGGTGCTGGTGATCGAAACCGACGATTGGGACTACCGCACCGATCTCGTCGACCGCCTCGACCTCGCGGAGCAGATGGACGCCCTGCTCGCGCCGCGCAGCTGA
- a CDS encoding response regulator transcription factor, with protein MVERHRILLVDDDTEIAAFLELLFEMEGFALEVAPSGAALLGRIAAPGIDAVLLDITLPDADGLELCTQLKQSPATSAIPVLVVSALPGDAIARKARAAGADDYLAKPFENAELIRRLHLHLGR; from the coding sequence ATGGTCGAGCGCCACCGGATCCTCCTGGTCGACGACGACACCGAGATTGCCGCCTTCCTCGAGCTCCTCTTCGAGATGGAGGGCTTCGCCCTCGAGGTGGCCCCCAGCGGGGCCGCCCTGCTCGGCAGAATCGCCGCCCCCGGGATCGACGCGGTGCTGCTCGACATCACCCTCCCCGACGCGGATGGACTCGAGCTCTGCACCCAGCTGAAGCAGAGCCCCGCCACCAGCGCCATCCCGGTGCTGGTGGTGAGCGCGCTGCCCGGCGACGCCATCGCCAGGAAGGCCCGGGCCGCAGGCGCCGACGACTACCTGGCCAAACCCTTCGAGAACGCCGAGCTGATCCGCCGGCTCCACCTCCATCTCGGCAGGTAG
- a CDS encoding SGNH/GDSL hydrolase family protein, whose amino-acid sequence MRAAFGLVAAVLVGCGVDDGPVSQPPPEALHQPPDFDDRVRPGTTLGPRPTPETGKLPVWQPGFHQALRWEVELAERTTLRIRVPSGRAGNQIRLAFRTGDGRGVLHGATVALAGSDGALASDPVAVTFGGEPGFSAGARERRISDPLRFPVGFRQELYVTYEVEGHFAAGAIDLFPDSWAEVRVAPDAPVVAGWSERRAIGLASLLVRAPASRAFVALGDSITEAFISGDDDYRDAWPQVAEALTGLPIANAGVSGQGLWGAHEYLEGEVLQLEGVTDCIVLLGTNDLGAHDENRITSDLARLFERLEPFCTVWAGTLVPKDRAEIGEAIRRSRRAINTWIREEAAVAGVIDFEAVLGDPANPDRWLPGLGEDGVHPSLEGQRVMGEEAARFLTEEVLGTR is encoded by the coding sequence ATGCGAGCAGCATTCGGATTGGTCGCGGCGGTGCTGGTGGGCTGCGGGGTCGACGATGGCCCGGTTTCGCAGCCCCCGCCCGAGGCGCTCCACCAGCCGCCGGACTTCGACGACAGGGTTCGGCCGGGCACGACGCTGGGGCCCCGCCCCACCCCCGAGACGGGGAAGCTTCCGGTCTGGCAGCCGGGATTCCACCAGGCGCTCCGCTGGGAGGTGGAGCTTGCGGAGCGCACCACCTTGCGGATCCGCGTGCCTTCGGGTCGGGCCGGCAACCAGATCCGCCTCGCCTTCCGCACGGGTGACGGCAGGGGCGTGCTCCACGGGGCCACGGTGGCCCTCGCCGGGAGCGACGGCGCCCTCGCCTCCGATCCGGTGGCGGTCACCTTCGGCGGCGAGCCGGGCTTCTCGGCCGGGGCCCGCGAGCGACGGATCAGCGATCCGCTGCGCTTTCCCGTGGGGTTCCGGCAGGAGCTCTACGTGACCTACGAGGTCGAGGGCCATTTCGCCGCCGGCGCCATCGACCTCTTCCCCGACAGCTGGGCCGAGGTGCGGGTCGCCCCGGACGCCCCCGTGGTGGCGGGATGGTCGGAGCGCCGGGCGATCGGCCTCGCCAGCCTCCTCGTCCGCGCGCCGGCGAGTCGGGCCTTCGTGGCGCTGGGCGACAGCATCACCGAGGCCTTCATCTCCGGTGACGACGACTACCGCGACGCCTGGCCGCAGGTGGCGGAGGCCCTCACCGGCCTGCCCATCGCCAACGCGGGCGTCTCCGGGCAGGGCTTGTGGGGCGCCCACGAATACCTCGAGGGCGAGGTGCTGCAGCTCGAGGGCGTCACCGACTGCATCGTGCTCCTCGGCACCAACGACCTGGGCGCCCACGACGAGAACCGGATCACCTCCGACCTCGCCCGGCTCTTCGAGCGGCTCGAGCCCTTCTGCACCGTCTGGGCCGGGACCCTGGTGCCGAAGGATCGTGCGGAGATCGGCGAGGCGATCCGCCGCAGCCGCCGGGCGATCAACACCTGGATCCGCGAGGAGGCAGCGGTCGCCGGGGTGATCGACTTCGAGGCGGTGCTCGGCGACCCCGCCAACCCCGACCGCTGGCTCCCGGGCCTCGGGGAGGACGGCGTCCACCCCAGCCTCGAGGGGCAGCGGGTGATGGGCGAGGAGGCGGCGCGCTTCCTCACCGAGGAGGTCCTCGGCACCAGGTAG
- a CDS encoding LPP20 family lipoprotein, with the protein MRTLLLLLPLLVTACAATTRPPAPSLPDAFHTGRDPRFPPDRYLVGVGEGPSLEAARRQATASIAAQLQASLRSTDLFFATSNGSGGGEELLQQDIRVESRFDRPEWIRLVDARIQGGRVHVLSVLDRVQAAALLEAEQEMRRTALRLRLEAAAEAADLRGRSDVLDEAGRIARTLLPAEATLAALRGSPGLPPPELQLVAHARQGLERERRAVAVRVCVEPAVATGLASDLASRFGAILAGAGVQVAACEADAAGWTLRGRLVAEVSATLPQPGAFDRYCTVRLDFRLDGPRGLLHGGSAGGRPNRTGGHDFHDACQTSAAAVARQLAVEVGLRDPPGR; encoded by the coding sequence GTGCGCACGCTGCTCCTGCTCCTGCCGCTGCTGGTGACTGCCTGTGCCGCGACGACGAGGCCGCCGGCGCCGTCGCTGCCCGACGCCTTCCACACCGGCCGCGATCCGCGCTTTCCGCCGGATCGCTACCTCGTGGGCGTCGGCGAGGGCCCCTCCCTCGAGGCGGCGCGGCGGCAGGCCACCGCCTCGATCGCCGCCCAGCTGCAGGCGTCGCTCCGGTCCACCGATCTCTTCTTTGCGACGTCGAACGGCAGCGGCGGCGGTGAGGAGCTGCTGCAGCAGGACATCCGGGTCGAGAGCCGCTTCGACAGGCCCGAGTGGATCCGGCTGGTCGATGCGCGGATCCAGGGAGGCCGGGTCCACGTCCTCTCCGTGCTCGACCGGGTGCAGGCGGCGGCGCTGCTGGAGGCCGAGCAGGAGATGCGGCGGACCGCCCTGCGCCTCCGGCTCGAGGCAGCCGCGGAGGCGGCGGACCTACGTGGCCGCAGCGACGTGCTGGACGAGGCGGGGCGGATCGCCAGGACCCTGCTGCCAGCGGAGGCGACGCTCGCGGCGCTGCGGGGGAGCCCGGGCCTGCCGCCGCCGGAGCTGCAGCTCGTCGCCCACGCGAGGCAGGGCCTGGAGCGGGAGCGCCGAGCCGTCGCGGTACGGGTCTGCGTGGAGCCTGCCGTGGCCACCGGCCTGGCGAGCGATCTCGCCAGCCGCTTCGGCGCCATCCTCGCCGGGGCCGGTGTCCAGGTGGCCGCCTGCGAGGCTGACGCTGCGGGCTGGACCCTGCGCGGCCGCCTCGTCGCCGAGGTGAGCGCGACGCTGCCGCAGCCGGGCGCCTTCGATCGCTATTGCACCGTACGCCTCGACTTCCGCCTCGACGGACCCCGGGGTCTGCTCCATGGCGGCTCCGCCGGTGGCAGGCCGAACCGCACCG